Proteins encoded in a region of the Orcinus orca chromosome X, mOrcOrc1.1, whole genome shotgun sequence genome:
- the MED12 gene encoding mediator of RNA polymerase II transcription subunit 12 isoform X10: MAAFGILSYEHRPLKRPRLGPPDVYPQDPKQKEDELTALNVKQGFNNQPAVSGDEHGSAKNVNFNPAKISSNFSSIIAEKLRCNTLPDTGRRKPQVNQKDNFWLVTARSQSAINTWFTDLAGTKPLTQLAKKVPIFSKKEEVFGYLAKYTVPVMRAAWLIKMTCAYYAAITETKVKKRHVIDPFMEWTQIITKYLWEQLQKMAEYYRPGPSGSGGCGSTIGPLPHDVEVAIRQWDYNEKLAMFMFQDGMLDRHEFLTWVLECFEKIRPGEDELLKLLLPLLLRYSGEFVQSAYLSRRLAYFCTRRLALQLDGMSSHSSHVMSAQSTSTLPTTPAPQPPTSSTPSTPFSDLLMCPQHRPLVFGLSCILQTILLCCPSALVWHYSLTDSRIKTGSPLDHLPIAPSNLPMPEGNSAFTQQVRAKLREIEQQIKERGQAVEVRWSFDKCQEATAGFTIGRVLHTLEVLDSHSFERSDFSNSLDSLCNRIFGLGPSKDGHEISSDDDAVVSLLCEWAVSCKRSGRHRAMVVAKLLEKRQAEIEAERCGESEAADEKGSIASGSLSAPSAPIFQDVLLQFLDTQAPMLTDPRSESERVEFFNLVLLFCELIRHDVFSHNMYTCTLISRGDLAFGAPGPRPPSPFDDPADDPERKEAEGSSSSKLEDPGLSESMDIDPSSSVLFEDMEKPDFSLFSPTMPCEGKGSPSPEKPDVEKEVKPPPKEKLEGTLGVLYDQPRHVQYATHFPIPQEESCSHECNQRLVVLFGVGKQRDDARHAIKKITKDILKVLNRKGTAETDQLAPIVPLNPGDLTFLGGEDGQKRRRNRPEAFPTAEDIFAKFQHLSHYDQHQVTAQVSRNVLEQITSFALGMSYHLPLVQHVQFIFDLMEYSLSISGLIDFAIQLLNELSVVEAELLLKSSDLVGSYTTSLCLCIVAVLRHYHACLILNQDQMAQVFEGLCGVVKHGMNRSDGSSAERCILAYLYDLYTSCSHLKSKFGELFSDFCSKVKNTIYCNVEPSESNMRWAPEFMIDTLENPAAHTFTYTGLGKSLSENPANRYSFVCNALMHVCVGHHDPDRVNDIAILCAELTGYCKSLSAEWLGVLKALCCSSNNGTCGFNDLLCNVDVSDLSFHDSLATFVAILIARQCLLLEDLIRCAAIPSLLNAACSEQDSEPGARLTCRILLHLFKTPQLNPCQSDGTVSPDKPTVGIRSSCDRHLLAASQNRIVDGAVFAVLKAVFVLGDAELKGSGFTVTGGTEELPEEEGGGGSGGRRQGGRNISVETASLDVYAKYVLRSICQQEWVGERCLKSLCEDSNDLQDPVLSSAQAQRLMQLICYPHRLLDNEDGENPQRQRIKRILQNLDQWTMRQSSLELQLMIKQTPNNEMNSLLENIAKATIEVFQQSAETGSSSGNTASNMPSSSKTKPVLSSLERSGVWLVAPLIAKLPTSVQGHVLKAAGEELEKGQHLGSSSRKERDRQKQKSMSLLSQQPFLSLVLTCLKGQDEQREGLLTSLYSQVHQIVNNWRDDQYLDDCKPKQLMHEALKLRLNLVGGMFDTVQRSTQQTTEWAVLLLEIIISGTVDMQSNNELFTTVLDMLSVLINGTLAADMSSISQGSMEENKRAYMNLVKKLRKELGERQSDSLEKVRQLLPLPKQTRDVITCEPQGSLIDTKGNKIAGFDSIFKKEGLQVSTKQKISPWDLFEGLKPSAPLSWGWFGTVRVDRRVARGEEQQRLLLYHTHLRPRPRAYYLEPLPLPPEDEEPPAPALLEPEKKAPEPPKTDKPGAAPPSTEERKKKSTKGKKRSQPAAKTEDYGMGPGRSGPYGVTVPPDLLHHTNPGSISHLSYRQGSIGLYTQNQPLPAGGPRVDPYRPVRLPMQKLPTRPPYPGVLPTTMTGVMGLEPSSYKTSVYRQQQPAVPQGQRLRQQLQAKIQSQGMLGQSSVHQMTPSSSYGLQTSQGYTPYVSHVGLQQHTGPAGTMVPPSYSSQPYQSTHSSTNPTLVDPTRHLQQRPSGYVHQQAPTYGHGLTSTQRFSHQTLQQTPMIGTMTPLGAQGVQAGVRSASILPEQQQQQQQQQQQQQQQQQQQQQQQQQQQQQYHIRQQQQQQILRQQQQQQQQQQQQQQQQQQQQQQQQQQQQAHQQQQQQAAPPQPQPQSQPQFQRQGLQQTQQQQQTAALVRQLQQQLSNTQPQPSTNIFGRY, from the exons ATGGCGGCCTTCGGGATCTTGAGCTACGAACACCGGCCCCTGAAGCGGCCGCGGCTGGGGCCTCCCGATGTGTACCCTCAAGATCCCAAACAGAAGGAG GATGAACTAACGGCCTTGAATGTAAAACAAGGTTTCAATAACCAGCCAGCTGTCTCTGGGGATGAACATGGCAGTGCCAAGAACGTCAACTTCAATCCTGCCAAG ATCAGTTCCAACTTCAGCAGCATTATTGCTGAGAAGTTACGTTGTAACACCCTCCCTGACACCGGTAGAAGGAAGCCCCAAGTGAACCAGAAGGACAACTTCTGGCTGGTGACTGCACGATCCCAGAGTGCCATTAACACCTGGTTCACCGATCTGGCTGGCACCAAGCCACTCACACAACTAGCCAAAAAG GTCCCCATTTTCAGTAAGAAGGAAGAAGTGTTTGGGTACTTGGCCAAGTACACAGTGCCTGTGATGCGGGCTGCCTGGCTCATTAAGATGACCTGTGCCTACTATGCAGCGATCACAGAGACCAAGGTTAAGAAGAGACATGTCATTGACCCTTTCATGG AATGGACTCAGATCATCACCAAGTACTTATGGGAGCAGCTGCAAAAGATGGCTGAATACTACCGGCCAGGGCCTTCCGGAAGTGGGGGCTGTGGTTCTACTATAGGGCCCTTGCCCCATGATGTAGAGGTGGCAATCCGGCAGTGGGACTACAATGAGAAGCTAGCCATGTTCATGTTTCAG GACGGAATGCTGGACAGACATGAGTTCCTGACCTGGGTACTTGAGTGTTTTGAGAAAATCCGCCCTGGAGAGGATGAATTGCTTAAActgctgctgcccctgctgcTTCGA TACTCTGGGGAATTCGTTCAGTCTGCATACCTCTCCCGCCGCCTTGCCTACTTCTGTACGCGGAGACTGGCCCTGCAGCTGGATGGCATGAGCAGTCACTCATCTCATGTGATGTCTGCTCAGTCAACAAGCACACTGCCCACGACCCCTGCTCCTCAGCCCCCAACTAGCAGCACACCCTCTACACCCTTTAGTGACCTGCTTATGTGCCCTCAGCACCGGCCCCTAGTTTTTGGCCTCAGCTGTATCCTTCAG ACCATCCTCCTGTGTTGTCCTAGTGCCCTGGTTTGGCACTACTCACTGACTGATAGCCGAATCAAGACTGGCTCACCACTTGACCACCTGCCTATTGCCCCCTCCAACCTGCCCATGCCAGAGGGCAACAGTGCCTTCACTCAGCAG GTCCGTGCAAAGTTGCGGGAGATTGAGCAGCAGATCAAGGAGCGAGGACAGGCCGTTGAGGTTCGCTGGTCTTTTGATAAGTGCCAAGAAGCTACTGCAG GCTTCACCATTGGACGGGTGCTCCATACTTTGGAAGTGCTGGACAGCCATAGTTTTGAGCGCTCTGACTTCAGCAACTCTCTTGATTCCCTCTGTAATCGAATCTTTGGATTGGGGCCTAGCAAGGATGGGCACGAG ATCTCCTCAGATGATGATGCTGTGGTATCATTACTGTGTGAATGGGCTGTCAGCTGCAAGCGCTCTGGTCGTCATCGTGCGATGGTGGTAGCCAAGCTGCTGGAGAAGAGACAGGCAGAGATTGAGGCTGAG CGTTGTGGAGAATCGGAAGCCGCAGATGAGAAGGGTTCCATAGCCTCTGGCTCCCTTTCTGCTCCTAGTGCTCCCATTTTCCAGGATGTCCTCCTGCAGTTTCTGGATACACAGGCTCCCATGCTGA CGGACCCCCGAAGTGAGAGTGAGCGAGTGGAGTTCTTTAACTTGGTACTGCTTTTCTGTGAACTGATTCGACATGATGTTTTCTCCCACAACATGTACACTTGCACCCTCATCTCCCGAGGGGACCTTGCCTTCGGAGCCCCTGGTCCCCGGCCTCCCTCTCCCTTTGATGACCCTGCCGATGACCCTGAGCGCAAAGAGGCtgagggcagcagcagcagcaagctGGAG GATCCAGGCCTCTCGGAGTCTATGGACATCGACCCTAGCTCCAGTGTGCTCTTTGAGGACATGGAGAAGCCTGATTTCTCA TTGTTCTCCCCCACTATGCCCTGTGAGGGGAAGGGCAGTCCATCCCCTGAGAAACCAGATGTTGAGAAGGAGGTGAAGCCCCCACCCAAGGAGAAGCTAGAAGGGACCCTTGGGGTTCTTTATGACCAGCCGCGGCATGTGCAGTATGCCACGCACTTTCCCATCCCCCAG GAGGAGTCATGCAGCCATGAGTGCAACCAGCGGTTGGTCGTACTGTTTGGGGTGGGAAAGCAGCGAGATGATGCCCGCCATGCCATCAAGAAAATTACCAAGGATATCCTGAAGGTTCTGAACCGCAAAGGGACAGCGGAAACTG ACCAGCTTGCTCCTATTGTGCCTCTGAATCCTGGAGACCTGACATTCTTAG GTGGGGAGGATGGGCAGAAGCGGCGGCGCAACCGGCCTGAAGCCTTCCCCACTGCCGAGGATATCTTTGCTAAGTTCCAGCACCTTTCACATTATGACCAACACCAGGTCACAGCTCAG GTCTCCCGGAATGTTCTGGAGCAGATCACGAGCTTTGCCCTTGGCATGTCGTACCACTTACCTCTGGTGCAGCATGTGCAGTTCATCTTCGACCTCATGGAATATTCACTCAGCATCAGTGGCCTCATCGACTTTGCCATTCAG CTACTGAATGAACTGAGTGTAGTTGAGGCCGAGTTGCTTCTCAAATCCTCGGATCTGGTGGGCAGCTACACCACCAGCCTGTGCCTGTGCATCGTGGCTGTCCTGCGGCACTATCACGCCTGCCTCATCCTcaaccaggaccagatggcacaGGTCTTTGAGGG GCTGTGTGGCGTAGTCAAGCATGGGATGAACCGGTCCGATGGCTCCTCCGCAGAACGCTGTATCCTTGCTTATCTCTATGATCTGTACACCTCCTGTAGCCATTTAAAGAGCAAATTTGGGGAGCTCTTCAG cGACTTCTGCTCCAAGGTGAAGAACACCATCTACTGCAACGTGGAGCCGTCAGAATCCAACATGCGCTGGGCACCTGAGTTCATGATTGACACTCTGGAGAACCCTGCCGCTCACACCTTCACCTACACAGGGCTAGGCAAGAGTCTTAGTGAGAACCCTGCTAACCGCTACAGCTTTGTCTGCAATGCCCTTATGCACGTCTGTGTGGGGCACCATGATCCCGATAG GGTGAATGACATCGCAATCCTGTGTGCAGAGCTGACCGGCTATTGCAAGTCACTGAGTGCAGAGTGGCTGGGAGTGCTTAAGGCCTTGTGCTGCTCCTCTAACAATGGCACTTGTGGTTTCAACGACCTCCTCTGCAATGTAGAT GTCAGTGACCTGTCTTTTCACGACTCCCTGGCCACTTTTGTTGCCATCCTCATCGCTCGGCAGTGTTTGCTCCTGGAGGATCTGATTCGCTGTGCAGCCATCCCTTCGCTTCTTAATGCTG CTTGCAGTGAACAGGACTCTGAGCCGGGGGCCCGGCTTACCTGCCGCATCCTCCTCCACCTTTTCAAGACACCTCAACTCAATCCTTGCCAGTCGGACGGAA CTGTCTCCCCAGACAAGCCTACAGTAGGAATCCGCTCCTCCTGTGACCGCCACCTGCTGGCTGCCTCCCAGAACCGCATTGTGGATGGAGCTGTGTTTGCTGTTCTCAAGGCTGTGTTTGTACTTG GGGATGCGGAACTGAAGGGTTCAGGCTTCACTGTGACAGGAGGAACAGAAGAACttccagaggaggagggaggaggtggcagtGGCGGTCGGAGGCAGGGTGGCCGCAACATCTCTGTGGAGACAGCCAGTCTGGATGTCTATGCCAAGTACGTGCTGCGCAGCATCTGCCAGCAG GAATGGGTAGGAGAACGCTGCCTTAAATCGCTGTGTGAGGACAGCAATGACTTGCAAGACCCAGTGTTGAGTAGCGCCCAGGCCCAGCGCCTCATGCAGCTCATCTGCTACCCACATCGGCTGCTGGACAATGAGGATGGGGAAAACCCCCAGCGGCAACGCATTAAGCGTATTCTCCAG AACTTGGACCAGTGGACCATGCGCCAGTCTTCCTTGGAGCTGCAGCTCATGATCAAGCAGACCCCTAACAAT GAGATGAACTCCCTCTTAGAGAACATCGCCAAGGCCACAATCGAGGTTTTCCAACAGTCTGCAGAGACAGGGTCATCTTCTGGAAACACTGCAAGCAACATGCCCAGCAGCAGCAAGACCAAGCCCGTGCTCAG CTCCCTAGAGCGCTCTGGTGTATGGCTGGTGGCTCCTCTCATTGCCAAACTGCCCACCTCAGTCCAGGGGCATGTGTTAAAGGCTGCTGGGGAAGAATTGGAGAAGGGCCAGCACCTGGGTTCCTCTTCGCGCAAAGAACGCGATCGACAAAAGCAAAAGAG CATGTCCCTGTTGAGCCAGCAGCCCTTCTTATCCCTGGTGCTGACGTGTCTGAAGGGTCAGGACGAGCAGCGCGAGGGACTCCTTACCTCCCTCTACAGCCAGGTCCACCAG ATTGTGAATAATTGGAGAGATGACCAGTACTTAGACGATTGCAAGCCAAAGCAGCTAATGCATGAGGCGCTCAAACTGCGGCTCAACCTG GTGGGGGGCATGTTTGACACGGTGCAGCGCAGCACCCAGCAGACCACGGAGTGGGCTGTGCTCCTCCTGGAGATCATCATCAGCGGCACTGTCGACATGCAGTCCAACAA TGAGCTCTTCACCACCGTCTTGGACATGCTGAGCGTGCTCATCAATGGGACCCTAGCTGCGGACATGTCCAGCATCTCCCAGGGCAGCATGGAGGAAAACAAACGTGCCTACATGAACCTGGTGAAGAAGCTGCGG AAGGAGTTGGGGGAGCGCCAGTCAGACAGTCTGGAAAAAGTTCGCCAGCTGCTGCCGCTGCCCAAGCAGACCCGAGATGTCATCACATGTGAGCCGCAGGGCTCCCTTATCGACACCAAAGGCAACAAGATCGCCGGCTTCGACTCCATCTTCAAGAAGGAG GGTCTACAGGTTTCCACCAAACAAAAGATCTCCCCCTGGGATCTTTTTGAAGGCTTGAAGCCATCAGCACCACTGTCTTGGGGCTGGTTTGGAACAGTCCGGGTGGACCGGCGCGTGGCCCGCGGAGAGGAGCAGCAGCGGCTGCTGCTGTACCACACGCACCTGAGGCCCCGGCCCCGCGCCTATTACCTGGAGCCACTGCCGCTGCCGCCGGAAGATGAggagcccccagcccccgccctgcTGGAGCCTGAGAAAAAGGCTCCAGAGCCCCCCAAAACTGACAAACCTGGGGCCGCTCCCCCCAGCACTGAGGAACGCAAGAAGAAGTCCACCAAGGGCAAGAAACGCAGCCAGCCGGCCGCCAAGACAGAG GACTATGGAATGGGCCCAGGCCGGAGTGGCCCCTATGGAGTGACAGTGCCTCCGGACCTCCTGCACCACACCAACCCTGGCTCCATATCCCACCTTAGCTACAGGCAGGGCTCCATAGGCCTCTACACCCAGAACCAGCCACTGCCGGCAG GTGGCCCCCGTGTGGACCCATACCGCCCTGTGCGGTTACCGATGCAGAAGCTGCCGACCCGACCACCTTACCCTGGAGTGCTGCCCACCACCATGACTGGCGTCATGGGACTGGAACCCTCCTCCTACAAGACGTCTGTGTACCGACAGCAGCAGCCTGCGGTGCCCCAGGGACAGCGCCTTCGCCAACAGCTCCAGGCAAAGATA CAGAGTCAGGGGATGTTGGGACAGTCATCTGTCCATCAGATGACTCCCAGCTCTTCCTACGGTTTGCAGACCTCCCAG ggCTATACTCCTTACGTTTCTCATGTGGGATTGCAGCAACACACAGGCCCCGCAGGTACCATGGTGCCCCCCAGCTACTCCAGCCAGCCTTATCAGAGCACCCACTCTTCTACCAATCCTACTCTTGTAGATCCTACCCGCCATCTGCAGCAGCGGCCCAGTGGCTATGTGCACCAGCAGGCCCCAACCTACGGACACGGGCTGACCTCTACTCAAAG GTTTTCCCACCAGACACTGCAGCAGACACCCATGATAGGCACTATGACCCCACTGGGCGCCCAGGGTGTCCAGGCTGGCGTCCGGTCGGCTTCCATCCTGcctgagcagcagcagcagcagcagcagcaacagcagcagcagcagcagcagcagcagcaacagcagcagcagcagcagcagcagcagcaacagtacCACAtccggcagcagcagcagcagcagatccTGCGG cagcagcagcagcagcagcaacagcagcagcagcagcagcagcagcagcaacagcagcagcagcagcagcagcagcagcagcaggcacaccagcagcagcagcagcaggcagctcctccccagccccagccccagtcccAGCCCCAG TTCCAGCGCCAGGGGCTTCAGCAGACCCAGCAACAACAGCAGACAGCAGCTTTGGTCCGGCAGCTCCAACAACAGCTCTCCA ATACCCAGCCACAGCCCAGTACCAACATATTTGGACGCTACTGA